TGAGGGGGGTGAACCGGTTTGGCTCCTGGTTTGAGTGTGACGCCCTGAATCGTCAAGAACAAGCGAACAGAACTGCATGCAATGTGTAGTCTTGCTACATGGATGTGTATCGACTCTCTTTGCTGCGGGAACTCAGCTCCTCGGGGTGGCTGCGCGGGGGCGGGTTGGTGCCGAGCCCGTCGCGCGCGACGAGACGCACGAGCCGGACGATCGACAGCACCACCAGGAGGCCGATGACGACGAGGAACACGTTCATGCGTCCAGCGTGAAGCCGATTGGCCCTGTATTCCATAGCCAATCATGACACAGTGGACTCATGGCACTGATCCTCTCCGCCCGCCGTCTCGCCGACCTGCTCGGTCCGCTCGACCACGCCGGCCCGGCGTACCGGGAGATCGCGGACCGCATCCGTCTGCTCGTCGTCGACGGACGCGTCGGGGACGGGAGCCGGCTGCCGTCCGAACGTGAGCTCGCGGCCGCGATCGGGGTGAGCCGCACGACGACCAGCCGCGTGTACGCCGAGCTGCGCGACCTGGGCATCCTGCACTCACGCCAGGGGTCGGGCAGCGTCGTCCGGGTCCCGCTCGAGGCCTCCAGCGCCAGCAGCCTGATCGTCACGCCGGACGACTCCGACACGATCGCCCTGACCTACTCCGCGCCGGCCGGGACGCCCGGGCTCGCGAGGGCGTTCCAGACCGCGGCGACCAAGCTGCCGGGCCTGCTCGCGACGACGGGCTACCTGCCCGACGGGCTGCCGGTGCTGCGGGAGATCCTCGCGCAGCGCTACACCGAGGCGGGCCTGCCGACCGATCCCGGGCAGATCATCGTGACGAGCGGGGCGATGGGTGCGATCTCGCTGCTCGCCCGCGTGCTCGTCGACCCCGGCAACCGGGTCGTCGTCGAGGGGATCAGCTATCCGCACGCCCACGAGTCGTTCACCGCCGCCGGCGCCCGCCTGTCGGCCCTCCCGGTCGACCGGTCCCCGTGGGAGCCGGCCGTGATGGCCGAGACGCTGGCCGGATCGACCCATCGCGCCGCGTACCTCATCCCGGACTTCCACAACCCGACCGCGGCCGTCATGACCGACGCGGAACGCATCGCGTGGGCCCGCGAGCTGCGGCGGCACGACGTCGTCCCGATCGTGGACGAGTCACTGCGCGAGATCAACCTGGACGGCGTCGAGATGCCGCCGGTGTTCGCGACGTACGACCCGCGGGCGCTCCTGATGGGCTCGTCGTCCAAGTCGTTCTGGGGCGGTCTGCGGGTCGGCTGGATCCGGGCACCGCACGACCTGGTCATGCCGATCGTGCAGGCCCGGATGATGGACGACCTGGGCACGTCGGCGTTCGACCAGCTGGTGCTGGCCGAGCTGCTGACCGAGGGCGGGCAGACCGCCGCGGCCGGACGTGCGCGGCTCCGCGCCGGGCGGGACCACCTGCTGGCCGAGCTGGCTCGCGAGCTCCCCGACTTCGCCGCGCCGTGCCCGGCAGGCGGGCTCAACCTCTGGCTCTCCCTCCCCGACCGCATCTCGTCCCGGCTGACCGCTGCCGCCTCCCGGAACGGGCTGCTGCTCACCCCGGGGCCCCGCTTCTTCAGCCGCGCTGGGGCAGCCGGTGAGCGCCACCTCCGCATGCCGTACACCCAGTCCCACGAGACCCTCACCGAGGCGGTCCGCCGCCTCCGCCTCGCGTACGAGGAGGTCATCGGCTCGTCCGAGCCGGCCGCCGGGCCCCGGCGGACCGGGACGCTCGAGATGATCGCCTGAGAGCTGCACTCCCCCGCCCACCCCTTCGAGGAGAGACATGACCGACGCCCCGGCCCCACGCCCTCCCGTCCCGCCCTTCGACGAGGCGACGGCCCGCCAGAAGGTCCAGGCGGCGGAGGACGCCTGGAACAGCCGCGACCCCCGCCGGGTCGCGGGCGCGTACACCCCGGACTCGCAGTGGCGGAACCGCTCGGAGTTCGTGACCGGGCACGACGAGATCGTCGCGTTCCTGACCGCCAAGTGGGAGCGCGAGCTCGACTACGCGCTGCGCAAGAGCCTCTGGGCGTTCAGCGGCAACCACATCGCCGTCCGGTTCCAGTACGAGTGGCACGACGCCGACGGCCAGTGGTGGCGCAGCCACGGCAACGAGAACTGGGAGTTCGACGAGCGCGGCTACATGAACCGTCGCGAGGCGAGCATCAACGACGTCCCGATCGACGAGGCCGACCGCCGCATCTTCGGCCCCCGGTCGCCCGAGGACACGACGGACATCCCGCTGCGCTGACGCCCCTCAGCGTCGGTGGGCCCGGCTGCCGGGATCGATCACGATCATCTCGGTGTCATCCGGCGTCCCGGGGCGTCGCGCGGAGTTGCCCGGGTAGTTGTTGTCGTTCGCGATCAGCAGGTGCCCGTTCCGCAGCGGCACGAGGGTCTCGACGGACTGGAAGCCGAACGAGAACTGCCTGCCGGTCCCCCACCCACCACCGGTGCTGATGCCTGCCGGGTCGGCGATCCGCAGCAGGTCGACGACGAGCCTCTTCGTGGTGGACCCGTCACGGCCGAGACGCACCTCGTAGACCTTCTTGGTCACCGCCTTCGGCCCGTCGAGGTCGTCCCGCTCCAGCACGAGCAGGCGTCCATGTGAGGTGACCTGCGCGTCCGCGGCCAGCCCGGCGTCGGTGTCGGCGCGGTACGTCCAGGTGCGCCCCGTGTACCGCCCGGTGCGCGTGTCGACCTGCGAGATGACCCGGCGCCGCTTGTCGGTGTCGTCCACCAGCCCCTTCTCGGTGACCGGGTAGAGGTAGCGGCCGTCCTGTGACTGCGCCATGGCCTCGAACCCGCCGCTGGCCTGCGTGTTCGGCTGCTCGCCGGCCAGGTGCGGGTTCTGCGGCGACTTCCCGAGCGGGAAGCCCAGGGGCTTGGACAGGACGCGCCCGCGGGCGTCCACGTGGACGACGAACGGGCCGAACTCGTCGCCGATCCAGAA
Above is a genomic segment from Aeromicrobium chenweiae containing:
- a CDS encoding PLP-dependent aminotransferase family protein, which produces MALILSARRLADLLGPLDHAGPAYREIADRIRLLVVDGRVGDGSRLPSERELAAAIGVSRTTTSRVYAELRDLGILHSRQGSGSVVRVPLEASSASSLIVTPDDSDTIALTYSAPAGTPGLARAFQTAATKLPGLLATTGYLPDGLPVLREILAQRYTEAGLPTDPGQIIVTSGAMGAISLLARVLVDPGNRVVVEGISYPHAHESFTAAGARLSALPVDRSPWEPAVMAETLAGSTHRAAYLIPDFHNPTAAVMTDAERIAWARELRRHDVVPIVDESLREINLDGVEMPPVFATYDPRALLMGSSSKSFWGGLRVGWIRAPHDLVMPIVQARMMDDLGTSAFDQLVLAELLTEGGQTAAAGRARLRAGRDHLLAELARELPDFAAPCPAGGLNLWLSLPDRISSRLTAAASRNGLLLTPGPRFFSRAGAAGERHLRMPYTQSHETLTEAVRRLRLAYEEVIGSSEPAAGPRRTGTLEMIA
- a CDS encoding nuclear transport factor 2 family protein translates to MTDAPAPRPPVPPFDEATARQKVQAAEDAWNSRDPRRVAGAYTPDSQWRNRSEFVTGHDEIVAFLTAKWERELDYALRKSLWAFSGNHIAVRFQYEWHDADGQWWRSHGNENWEFDERGYMNRREASINDVPIDEADRRIFGPRSPEDTTDIPLR
- a CDS encoding esterase-like activity of phytase family protein, which gives rise to MHRFHHTARRTGIAAGLAVALAGAALSPATASAHGGHTTEPRLLARALLSADFQAPGPPSGAKATPANGRQGPFPGQVIPGFSAAIDNGDGTFWAQPDNGFGAKGNSADFLLRLYLVKPRWKTAAGGAGKVEVLRHITLSDPRHRIGFPIVNETTRDRLLTGDDLDIESVQRGRDGSFWIGDEFGPFVVHVDARGRVLSKPLGFPLGKSPQNPHLAGEQPNTQASGGFEAMAQSQDGRYLYPVTEKGLVDDTDKRRRVISQVDTRTGRYTGRTWTYRADTDAGLAADAQVTSHGRLLVLERDDLDGPKAVTKKVYEVRLGRDGSTTKRLVVDLLRIADPAGISTGGGWGTGRQFSFGFQSVETLVPLRNGHLLIANDNNYPGNSARRPGTPDDTEMIVIDPGSRAHRR